A DNA window from Rhineura floridana isolate rRhiFlo1 chromosome 11, rRhiFlo1.hap2, whole genome shotgun sequence contains the following coding sequences:
- the LOC133367211 gene encoding keratin, type I cytoskeletal 10-like isoform X1, which produces MSYGVKGGGGGSSVSGGGSCGIISGGGGGGGVIIGGGSCGGIGGGSSSSRTIKVTSTSGSSRGFSGRSSGGGARSGYGGGFSSGSCGRISRVCYGGSSYGGGGYGGGYGSGGYSGGTCGGGSFGGGSFGGGSFGGGSFGGGSFGGSHPFSSGSFGIGGGDGGLLNTNEKTTMQHLNDRLANYIEQVKRLEDENDQLEVLIREWYQKHGTSSEPRDYSPFYHQIDQLYNELIAETDDYNKILLNIDNTRMTAEDFKLKYQTESGLRQNVEADINGLRPLLDQLTLAKSDLEMQFESLKEELICLKKNHEETLRGLRNQRGSGDVNVEVDSAPGQDLKQRLDQLRCEYEKIIEQNRREVEAWYETKMEEVRQEVHSSGQEISTGNQQLSELRREFQTLEIELQSQLSMLQSLQSNLEDTERRYNMQLQQIQCMIEPVESELASIRCEIESQNQEYQLLLGIKTRLEQEICQYRRLLEEGQQEISSGGGYGGGYGGGYGGGKIRRGSGGGIGGGIISGGSGGGGSCGPIGGGGTICGGGSSGGGGGGGSCQIGGGSSGGVTIGGGGGGRCQTYPTPQPQPCKPGHGRKSYD; this is translated from the exons ATGAGTTACGGCGTTAAGGGTGGCGGTGGTGGAAGTAGCGTAAGTGGTGGCGGAAGCTGTGGAATAATTAGTGGTGGAGGTGGCGGTGGTGGGGTCATCATTGGTGGCGGAAGCTGCGGAGGTattggtggtggcagtagcagcagcagaactATCAAAGTCACAAGCACCTCTGGATCCTCAAGAGGATTTTCTGGAAGAAGCTCTGGCGGAGGAGCCAGGAGTGGTTATGGAGGAGGTTTCAGCAGTGGTAGCTGTGGAAGAATAAGTAGAGTATGCTATGGAGGTAGCAGCTATGGCGGTGGAGGCTACGGTGGTGGCTATGGCAGTGGAGGCTATAGTGGTGGCACCTGCGGCGGAGGCAGCTTCGGCGGAGGCAGCTTCGGCGGAGGCAGCTTCGGCGGAGGCAGCTTCGGTGGAGGCAGCTTCGGTGGTAGCCACCCATTCAGCAGTGGTAGTTTTGGCATtgggggtggtgatggtggcctCTTGAACACCAATGAAAAGACAACCATGCAGCACCTTAATGATCGCCTGGCTAATTACATAGAGCAGGTGAAACGCTTGGAAGATGAAAATGATCAGCTTGAGGTTTTAATCAGAGAGTGGTACCAGAAGCATGGCACTTCATCTGAACCAAGGGACTACAGCCCCTTTTACCACCAAATTGACCAACTCTACAATGAG CTCATTGCTGAAACTGATGATTATAACAAAATCCTTCTGAACATTGATAACACCAGGATGACTGCTGAAGATTTTAAATTGAA GTACCAAACTGAAAGTGGTCTCCGTCAGAATGTGGAAGCTGATATCAATGGACTGCGCCCTCTCTTGGATCAACTGACTCTTGCCAAGTCTGATCTGGAGATGCAGTTTGAGTCTCTTAAAGAGGAGTTGATCTGCCTGAAGAAGAACCATGAGGAG ACATTGAGAGGACTGAGAAATCAGCGTGGTAGCGGTGATGTGAATGTTGAGGTGGACTCTGCTCCTGGCCAGGATCTGAAACAACGTCTTGATCAGCTCAGGTGTGAATACGAGAAAATCATCGAACAAAACCGCAGAGAGGTGGAAGCGTGGTATGAAACCAAG ATGGAGGAGGTTCGCCAGGAGGTCCATTCAAGCGGGCAGGAGATAAGTACCGGCAACCAGCAACTCTCAGAACTCAGACGAGAATTTCAGACCCTGGAGATCGAGCTGCAATCTCAACTCAGCATG CTCCAGTCTCTGCAAAGCAACCTGGAAGACACAGAACGTCGGTACAACATGCAACTGCAACAGATTCAGTGCATGATTGAGCCAGTAGAATCAGAGCTGGCCAGCATCCGATGTGAGATTGAGAGCCAGAATCAGGAGTACCAATTGCTCCTTGGCATCAAGACCCGTCTGGAACAGGAGATCTGTCAATACCGCCGACTGCTTGAGGAAGGACAGCAGGAAAT TAGTTCAGGAGGAGGATACGGAGGTGGATACGGAGGTGGATACGGAGGTggtaaaatcaggaggggaagcGGAGGAGGCATTGGCGGAGGAATTAttagtggtggcagtggaggtgGCGGTTCATGTGGTCCAATTGGTGGTGGAGGAACAAtttgcggcggcggcagcagcggcggtggcggtggcggcggtTCATGCCAAATTGGCGGTGGAAGCAGCGGAGGAGTGACAAtcggaggtggtggtggaggacgCTGTCAGACCTACCCCACTCCACAGCCTCAGCCCTGCAAACCAG GACACGGCAGAAAATCCTATGACTAA
- the LOC133367211 gene encoding keratin, type I cytoskeletal 10-like isoform X2 encodes MSYGVKGGGGGSSVSGGGSCGIISGGGGGGGVIIGGGSCGGIGGGSSSSRTIKVTSTSGSSRGFSGRSSGGGARSGYGGGFSSGSCGRISRVCYGGSSYGGGGYGGGYGSGGYSGGTCGGGSFGGGSFGGGSFGGGSFGGGSFGGSHPFSSGSFGIGGGDGGLLNTNEKTTMQHLNDRLANYIEQVKRLEDENDQLEVLIREWYQKHGTSSEPRDYSPFYHQIDQLYNELIAETDDYNKILLNIDNTRMTAEDFKLKYQTESGLRQNVEADINGLRPLLDQLTLAKSDLEMQFESLKEELICLKKNHEETLRGLRNQRGSGDVNVEVDSAPGQDLKQRLDQLRCEYEKIIEQNRREVEAWYETKMEEVRQEVHSSGQEISTGNQQLSELRREFQTLEIELQSQLSMLQSLQSNLEDTERRYNMQLQQIQCMIEPVESELASIRCEIESQNQEYQLLLGIKTRLEQEICQYRRLLEEGQQEISGGGYGGGYGGGYGGGKIRRGSGGGIGGGIISGGSGGGGSCGPIGGGGTICGGGSSGGGGGGGSCQIGGGSSGGVTIGGGGGGRCQTYPTPQPQPCKPGHGRKSYD; translated from the exons ATGAGTTACGGCGTTAAGGGTGGCGGTGGTGGAAGTAGCGTAAGTGGTGGCGGAAGCTGTGGAATAATTAGTGGTGGAGGTGGCGGTGGTGGGGTCATCATTGGTGGCGGAAGCTGCGGAGGTattggtggtggcagtagcagcagcagaactATCAAAGTCACAAGCACCTCTGGATCCTCAAGAGGATTTTCTGGAAGAAGCTCTGGCGGAGGAGCCAGGAGTGGTTATGGAGGAGGTTTCAGCAGTGGTAGCTGTGGAAGAATAAGTAGAGTATGCTATGGAGGTAGCAGCTATGGCGGTGGAGGCTACGGTGGTGGCTATGGCAGTGGAGGCTATAGTGGTGGCACCTGCGGCGGAGGCAGCTTCGGCGGAGGCAGCTTCGGCGGAGGCAGCTTCGGCGGAGGCAGCTTCGGTGGAGGCAGCTTCGGTGGTAGCCACCCATTCAGCAGTGGTAGTTTTGGCATtgggggtggtgatggtggcctCTTGAACACCAATGAAAAGACAACCATGCAGCACCTTAATGATCGCCTGGCTAATTACATAGAGCAGGTGAAACGCTTGGAAGATGAAAATGATCAGCTTGAGGTTTTAATCAGAGAGTGGTACCAGAAGCATGGCACTTCATCTGAACCAAGGGACTACAGCCCCTTTTACCACCAAATTGACCAACTCTACAATGAG CTCATTGCTGAAACTGATGATTATAACAAAATCCTTCTGAACATTGATAACACCAGGATGACTGCTGAAGATTTTAAATTGAA GTACCAAACTGAAAGTGGTCTCCGTCAGAATGTGGAAGCTGATATCAATGGACTGCGCCCTCTCTTGGATCAACTGACTCTTGCCAAGTCTGATCTGGAGATGCAGTTTGAGTCTCTTAAAGAGGAGTTGATCTGCCTGAAGAAGAACCATGAGGAG ACATTGAGAGGACTGAGAAATCAGCGTGGTAGCGGTGATGTGAATGTTGAGGTGGACTCTGCTCCTGGCCAGGATCTGAAACAACGTCTTGATCAGCTCAGGTGTGAATACGAGAAAATCATCGAACAAAACCGCAGAGAGGTGGAAGCGTGGTATGAAACCAAG ATGGAGGAGGTTCGCCAGGAGGTCCATTCAAGCGGGCAGGAGATAAGTACCGGCAACCAGCAACTCTCAGAACTCAGACGAGAATTTCAGACCCTGGAGATCGAGCTGCAATCTCAACTCAGCATG CTCCAGTCTCTGCAAAGCAACCTGGAAGACACAGAACGTCGGTACAACATGCAACTGCAACAGATTCAGTGCATGATTGAGCCAGTAGAATCAGAGCTGGCCAGCATCCGATGTGAGATTGAGAGCCAGAATCAGGAGTACCAATTGCTCCTTGGCATCAAGACCCGTCTGGAACAGGAGATCTGTCAATACCGCCGACTGCTTGAGGAAGGACAGCAGGAAAT TTCAGGAGGAGGATACGGAGGTGGATACGGAGGTGGATACGGAGGTggtaaaatcaggaggggaagcGGAGGAGGCATTGGCGGAGGAATTAttagtggtggcagtggaggtgGCGGTTCATGTGGTCCAATTGGTGGTGGAGGAACAAtttgcggcggcggcagcagcggcggtggcggtggcggcggtTCATGCCAAATTGGCGGTGGAAGCAGCGGAGGAGTGACAAtcggaggtggtggtggaggacgCTGTCAGACCTACCCCACTCCACAGCCTCAGCCCTGCAAACCAG GACACGGCAGAAAATCCTATGACTAA